The following are encoded together in the Streptomyces sp. NBC_00358 genome:
- a CDS encoding histidine phosphatase family protein, whose amino-acid sequence MQLRVTFVAAARSSSLLAERFEDDRPLDQAGWEEVQRAAAGLLPLAAAELRYCAPTPRSRATGDVLGYAPLVQLALRDCDMGRWRGFTLGEAMAREPEAVDAWLADPRSTPHGGEALLSFIARVGAWLDTRPGDDGGSIVAVAEPSVVRAALVYALKAPPSTFWNIDVRPLSAITVTGRAGRWNLRFDGVVPQPRRV is encoded by the coding sequence ATGCAACTTCGGGTCACGTTCGTCGCCGCCGCGCGCAGCTCCTCGCTGCTCGCGGAGCGCTTCGAGGACGACCGGCCGCTGGACCAGGCGGGATGGGAAGAAGTGCAGCGCGCCGCCGCGGGGCTGCTGCCGCTGGCGGCGGCCGAGCTGCGCTACTGCGCGCCGACGCCCCGCAGCCGCGCCACCGGCGACGTCCTCGGCTACGCCCCCCTCGTCCAGCTCGCCCTGCGCGACTGCGACATGGGCCGCTGGCGCGGGTTCACCCTGGGCGAGGCCATGGCCCGCGAGCCCGAGGCCGTGGACGCCTGGCTGGCCGACCCGCGCTCGACGCCCCATGGCGGCGAGGCTCTGCTGTCCTTCATCGCCCGTGTAGGCGCCTGGCTCGACACCCGGCCGGGGGACGACGGAGGCAGCATCGTCGCGGTGGCCGAGCCGTCGGTCGTACGGGCCGCACTGGTCTACGCGCTGAAGGCGCCGCCGTCGACGTTCTGGAACATCGACGTCCGCCCGTTGTCGGCGATCACCGTGACGGGCCGGGCGGGCCGCTGGAATCTGCGTTTCGACGGGGTGGTCCCTCAGCCCAGGCGTGTGTAA
- a CDS encoding DUF6314 family protein produces the protein MGEFWPVRDVLAYLAGSWRVERTVRDLASEAEGRFSGTTVFAPLEDTGLLHQESGTFVWQGVARPAERTLRFLPGSGPGTALVRFSDGRPFHDLDLTSGRYVADHPCAADLYRGEFTVPDEDHWRSVWRVRGPVKDLVLTTRYTRLG, from the coding sequence ATGGGCGAGTTCTGGCCGGTGCGGGACGTGCTGGCGTACCTGGCCGGGAGCTGGCGGGTGGAGCGCACCGTGCGGGACCTCGCGAGCGAGGCGGAGGGGCGCTTCAGCGGTACGACGGTGTTCGCGCCGCTGGAGGACACGGGGCTGCTGCACCAGGAGTCGGGCACGTTCGTCTGGCAGGGCGTCGCACGGCCTGCCGAGCGGACCCTGCGGTTCCTGCCCGGTTCCGGCCCAGGGACCGCTCTCGTACGGTTCTCCGACGGCCGTCCGTTCCACGACCTGGACCTGACGAGCGGGCGGTACGTGGCCGACCATCCGTGCGCGGCGGATCTCTACCGGGGCGAGTTCACCGTCCCGGACGAGGACCACTGGCGGTCCGTCTGGCGGGTGCGGGGGCCCGTGAAGGATCTGGTGCTCACCACCCGTTACACACGCCTGGGCTGA
- a CDS encoding carboxymuconolactone decarboxylase family protein gives MNSTESTTREERFEHGLKILERVDGGAGQRVVAALDDINPELGHQIVAWAFGDIYDRPGLAPRDRQLVTLGMLTALGGCETQLEVHVNASLNVGLSPEQIVEALLHSAVYCGIPKAMNATLVAKKVFGERGLLPVGQRPAAGPGAA, from the coding sequence GTGAACAGCACCGAGTCCACCACCCGCGAGGAGCGTTTCGAGCACGGTCTGAAGATCCTTGAGCGGGTGGACGGCGGGGCCGGTCAGCGCGTGGTCGCCGCGCTCGACGACATCAACCCCGAACTGGGGCACCAGATCGTCGCCTGGGCCTTCGGCGACATCTACGACCGGCCCGGACTCGCCCCGCGCGACCGCCAGTTGGTGACCCTCGGCATGCTGACCGCGCTCGGCGGCTGCGAGACCCAGCTGGAGGTGCACGTCAACGCGTCCCTGAACGTGGGACTTTCCCCGGAGCAGATCGTCGAGGCACTGCTGCACTCCGCCGTCTACTGCGGCATTCCGAAGGCGATGAACGCCACCCTGGTCGCGAAGAAGGTGTTCGGGGAGCGTGGGCTGCTGCCGGTCGGGCAGCGGCCCGCGGCCGGCCCCGGCGCCGCCTGA
- a CDS encoding MerR family transcriptional regulator: MTSGQPLPRPAEPTLTIAQVVERTGLSHDTLRYYEKAGLIERVGRTTGNQRRYLAADLAWLEFLIRLRETGMSIADMRRFAELRSQGDATVPARLAMLREHSAELRDRIRVLRRNASALDDKIDHYERLLERPGSDDPR; the protein is encoded by the coding sequence ATGACCAGCGGACAGCCCCTCCCGCGCCCCGCGGAGCCGACCCTCACGATCGCCCAGGTCGTCGAACGCACCGGCCTCTCGCACGACACGCTTCGGTACTACGAGAAGGCCGGACTGATCGAACGGGTCGGCCGGACCACCGGGAACCAGCGGCGCTACCTGGCGGCCGACCTGGCCTGGCTGGAGTTCCTGATCCGGCTGCGGGAGACCGGCATGTCGATCGCGGACATGCGGCGGTTCGCGGAGCTGCGTTCCCAGGGTGACGCGACGGTCCCCGCCCGGCTGGCGATGCTCCGTGAACACAGTGCCGAGCTGAGGGACAGGATCCGCGTGCTGCGCAGGAACGCCTCCGCGCTCGACGACAAGATCGACCACTACGAACGGCTGCTGGAGCGGCCGGGATCGGACGACCCGAGATGA
- a CDS encoding LysR substrate-binding domain-containing protein, translating to MTGSEASPSFRLAYVPGVTPSKWVRVWSERLPDVPLTLVPVSAAEVYDVLRRGDADAGFVRLPVDRDDLSAIPLYTETTVVVVPKDHIVAAVEQVCAEDLQDDIVLHPLDDPLDWERLPGKPALERPAGTEDAVELVAAGIGVVVVPQSLARLHHRKDLTYRTVTDAPESRVALAWPEDRTTGLVEDFIGIVRGRTVNSTRGRAQTPAAEQQKDRGAAKATPRKSDSGGGARRKPAPGRTGGKGGGKATGRNPRSSGTGGPKGGAKRGKPRRSS from the coding sequence GTGACCGGCTCCGAAGCGTCCCCCTCGTTCAGGCTCGCCTACGTTCCGGGGGTGACGCCCTCGAAATGGGTGCGGGTCTGGAGCGAGCGACTGCCCGACGTACCCCTGACCCTCGTCCCGGTGTCCGCCGCCGAGGTGTACGACGTCCTGCGGCGCGGCGACGCCGACGCGGGCTTCGTCCGGCTGCCGGTCGACCGGGACGATCTCAGCGCGATCCCCCTCTACACCGAGACGACGGTCGTCGTGGTCCCCAAGGATCACATCGTGGCGGCGGTCGAGCAGGTCTGCGCGGAGGACCTCCAGGACGACATCGTGCTGCATCCGCTCGACGACCCGCTGGACTGGGAGCGCCTGCCGGGCAAGCCCGCGCTGGAGCGGCCGGCCGGCACGGAGGACGCCGTCGAGCTCGTCGCGGCGGGCATCGGGGTCGTGGTGGTTCCGCAGTCCCTCGCCCGACTCCACCACCGCAAGGACCTCACGTACCGGACGGTCACGGACGCCCCCGAGTCACGCGTCGCGCTGGCCTGGCCCGAGGACCGGACCACCGGGCTGGTGGAGGACTTCATCGGCATCGTGCGCGGCCGCACGGTCAACAGCACGCGCGGGCGCGCCCAGACCCCGGCCGCGGAGCAGCAGAAGGACCGGGGCGCGGCCAAGGCCACGCCCCGGAAGTCGGACTCCGGCGGGGGCGCGCGACGCAAGCCCGCGCCCGGCAGGACGGGCGGCAAGGGCGGCGGCAAGGCCACGGGCCGGAACCCGCGGAGCAGCGGTACCGGTGGCCCGAAGGGCGGCGCGAAGCGCGGCAAGCCCCGCCGCAGCTCCTGA
- a CDS encoding DUF5997 family protein, which yields MSSHQTAQTMKPATAAKKLGVYLEATPAEFQEGAVSRAELNALQTEPPEWLQELRRNGPHPRPVVAAKLGVSIAGLARGGVSEALTTEQIEALKTEEPSWLRRERATQAEARKEAVRIKEKNAERDAKRS from the coding sequence ATGAGTTCGCACCAGACCGCCCAGACGATGAAGCCCGCCACAGCGGCGAAGAAGCTGGGTGTGTACCTCGAGGCCACACCCGCCGAGTTCCAGGAGGGTGCCGTCTCCCGTGCCGAGCTGAACGCGTTGCAGACCGAGCCGCCCGAGTGGCTCCAGGAGCTCCGCCGCAACGGGCCGCACCCGCGGCCGGTCGTCGCGGCCAAGCTCGGTGTCTCCATCGCCGGGCTCGCCCGCGGCGGCGTCAGCGAGGCGCTCACCACCGAGCAGATCGAGGCGCTGAAGACCGAGGAGCCCTCGTGGCTGCGTCGTGAGCGCGCCACTCAGGCCGAGGCCCGCAAGGAAGCGGTCCGCATCAAGGAGAAGAACGCGGAGCGGGACGCCAAGCGTTCCTGA